The Knoellia sp. S7-12 region GGCCGTCCTGGACGCGGCCGGGCGACTGGTCGACCACGAGATGGCGGACCGGCGCAACCTCACCCTCACCAACCCGGTCGAGGGCAACGGCTACGCGACCGTCCGCAGCCTCGTGGCCGCCTACCAGCTCATTCGTCCTGGCGAAGTTGCCCCCGCACACCACCACACGCCGGCGGCGCTGCGCATCATCCTCGAGGGCCGAGGCACCTACACCGTCGTGGACGGGGACCGCGTCGAGATGCGACCCGGTGACGTTCTGCTGACACCGAGCTGGGCTTGGCACGAGCACTCGGCGGTCGGTCCGGACGACTGCTACTGGGTCGACATCCTCGACGTCCCCCTCGTGCACCTGCTCGAGCCGATGTTCTTCGAGAAGTACCCCGCCGGGGTCCAGGAGGACCCTCGTGACATCGACACCTCGCCGATCGCGTTCCGGTGGGAGGACTCCCTCGCCTGCCTGGCCGCCGAGACGGCGGCCCCGGAGCACGGCATGGCCGAACGCGAGATCGAACTCGGCAGCCCGGCGATGCCGACCATCGCACTGCACGTCCAGGAGCTCGGCGCCGGCTTCGAGTCCCCGACGAGGCGGACGACCGCCAACTCGATCTTCACGGTCATCGAAGGCTCTGGTGAGACCATCGTCGATGGTGAACGGCTGACCTGGGAGCGCGGCGACATCATCGCGGTCCCGGCATGGCGGCCCTACCAGCACATCGTGTCCGAGCCTGCGCGGATGGTCCGCGCGAGCGACGAGCCGGTCTTCTCCGTGCTCGGCCTGCTGCGCTCCGAGAAGGTGTGAGGGAGAAACAGATGCATGTTGTCCTGGCAGGCGGTGGCGTCGGTGGCATGACCGCGGCGCTGGCACTTCTGCAGCGCGGGGTGGACGTCACCGTGCTCGAACAAGCCCCCGCCCTCACCGAGGTCGGTGCCGGCATTCAGATCAGCCCCAACGGCAACCGGGCGCTGGACCACCTCGGGGTCTTCGAGACCCTGCGCAAGCAGTCCTGCGACCCGGTCCGCAAGGAGTTCCGGCTCTGGAACACCGGTCGGCCCTGGCCGATGTTCGATCTCGGGCCGATGGCAGTCGAGCGATATGGCTACCCGTACCTCACGGTGTACCGTCCCGACCTGCTCAAGGCTCTGGAAAATGCCGTGAGGGCTCTGGGGGCGGACGTCATCCTGCTCGGTTCGCGCGTGGCGGGAGTCGACCAGGACGCGTCAAGCGCGTCCGTGGTCCTCGACGACGGCACTCGGGTGACCGGCGACGTCGTCATCGGCGCCGATGGGGTGCGTTCCGTGGTGCGCAACACGGTGTGGGGACCGAGCAACCCGGAGTTCTCCGGCATGGTCGCCTGGCGGGGGCTCATCCCGATGGACGACCTTCCGAAGCACCTGCGTACGCCGGTGGGCTCGACGTGGATCGGTCCGGGCGGCCACGCAGTCACCTACCCCCTCCATGGAGGCACGTTGATGAACTTCGTGGCGACGATCGAGGGCAAGAAATGGACCGCCGCAGGCGGGACCGAACCCGGGACCGCCGAGGAGTGCCATGCCGACTTCGCCGGCTGGCACGAGGACATCCACACGTTCATCACCGCCTCGCCCCGATTGCTCAAGTGGGCCCTACTCAGCCGTGACCCCATCCCCGCCTGGACGTCGGGGCGGGTCAGTCTGCTGGGTGACGCCGCCCACGCGACGCTGCCCTTCCTGGCGCAGGGAGCCGTCCACGCCATCGAGGACGGCGTCGTGCTCGCTCGGGCGATCGAGGCGTACGCCGACGACCCCACCAAGGCGCTCACCCGCTACGAGACGGCAAGGATCGAGCGGACGAGCAGGATGGTGCGCGGCGCCACAGCCAACACCGAACGGTTCCACAGCCGAGAGCTCGTCACCGAGGAGCGAGCCGAGCCCTACCTCCAGCGCGAGTGGAGCATCGAACCGATCGCCGACCGCTACGACTGGCTCTACTCGTACGACGTGGTGACGACTCCGGTCTGACCACATCCGACCAACTTGGTGAGCCGCCGCCGCAGCGGCGCCCGCCAGCCCGAGTGGTGCGGATCCTCAGAGGGCGAGCAGACCCGCGACCGACGTCGTGTCGAACAGGCCGGAGATGCGGTCGGCGAGGACGTCGGCCCCAGCTCCCAGCCGGCGTGCGTTCAGGTCGTACTTGACCTGTATCTCGGCGTCCGTGAGGGGTCGCTCGGCGGTGCCACGATTGGCGAGGACCTCTTGGGAGAGCATCCGTCCGTCGGTGGTGCGCACCTCGACGACCGAAGGGAACTGCAGGGGGAAGATCGCCTCACAACGTGCGTCGGCCACGTGCTCGACGCGCGCCGCAAGGTCGAGGTTGCGCGGGTCCCGCACTGCCTCGTCGGTGAAGTCGTCGAGGTAGAGACCGAGGCCGCCTCCGCCGCGCAGCGCCAGAGTGAAGGTGAAGGGTCCGCTGAACTGGGCGTGGTAGCCGGACTCGGGACGGATCTTGGCCTCGCGCGGTTGAGCAATCGTTCGCAGGGTCGCGCCCGCCACGCCGATCCGGACCGACTCCACGTCTGCGGGCCGCAGCCCCCGTGCCCGGAGAGCGATGGCCGCGTCAATACCCGTGTGGGTAAACACGTTCGTCGGGTAGGGCTTCACGAAGCAGGAGGCCGTCTCCCACCGCACACCGAGTCCGTCGAGCAGCGCCGCCTCGTCGTAGGTGTCACCGCAGTAGGCCTGGAAGAAACCGAACCGTCCCTCGAGGACCGTCGGGGGACCGGTCAGTCCGGCCTCCGCGGCCTGTGCTGCCACCACGCCGCTGTGGGCGGCCCACCCGCAATGCATCCGCTTGACCGACCCTCCGGCCCGGTTGGCCTCGAGCAGGCCCGCTCCCATGCTGCAGGCGATGGCCATCGCGTGGGCCAGCCGCTCGGCGTCCAGGCCCATGGCGACACCCGCCCCGGCCGCCGCGCCGACGGCACCACAGATCGACGTCGCATGCAGGCCACGCTCGAAGAAGACCGAGTTGTTGATGCGTGGGTCGTACCCGGCGTTGCCGAGCCGGATCGCGATCTCGTTGCCGACCGTAATCGCGGCGAGAAGTGTCCGGCCGTGAGCCCCGGCCTCCTCGGCGGCAGCGAGCGCGGCAGGCACCACTGATGCGCTGGGATGCAGGATCGACGGAACGTGCGTGTCGTCGAAGTCGAGGGCGTGGGCTAAGGTGCCATTGACGAGCGCGGCTGACGGAGCCGGGAGCCGGTCCTCGAGACCGATCGCGAGGGCGACTGCCGCACCCCCCCAACGGCGGGCGAGCGAGTGAGCCACCTGCGCCGGACCGGTGCCGAGTGCGGCGACCGAGATGCCGACGACGTCCAGCAGTCTTTGTCTTGCGTCGACGAGCACATGCTCTGGGGCGTTCTCTGCGACCTCTGCCGCGAACGCTCCGAGGCGTGCGACGGCGGTACCGGTCATGGGGGTGGTTCCGGCGGCAGCCATGGAGTCTCCTTTGGGCGAGGGGACGGACCTGGTCGGTGCGTCAGTGAAGGATGGCGATCGGCCGCAGGGGGGAGCCGGTGGCGCCGACGAGCCGCAGAGGAGCGGCCACGAGGGTGAACGCCTTCGTCCCCGCGCGGGCGAGCTGCTCGAGGTCGAGCATCTCCAGGATGGGGATGCCGTTCTCCACGAGGAGGATCCGGTGTCCCGGCAGGCGGGCGTGCCCGGCACCCCCCGGGATGTGCTCGAACGCGGTCGTGTCCGAGCCGACGACGCACGGCCGGTGCGAGGCCAGCCAGGCCACGCCCTCCTCGTCCGGCCCTGGTACCCCGCCATCGTGGTCGAGGAAGGCTGCGGGGGCGTCCCACAGCTGCGCCCAGCCGGTACGAACGAGCAGGCCCGCGCCCGGGGCTGGTCGACGGTCGCCGAGCGCCTGGGACAGCTCGGCGACCGTGACGGCATGGCCGGGGGCGAGCCGGTCGACCCCGAGGACGGCCGGCACGTCGAGCAGGTAGCCCGTCGTGACGATGGGGTCGACCGTGTGGACCCCGTGGTCGAGGAAGCGCCCGCCGGCCTGGGCCTGGGCGGCCGAGACACGGCCGTGCAGCAGACCGTCGTGGCTGATGTGCGCAAGGGCGTCGAGGTGCGTGGCGGTGTGTGTCCCCATCACAAGCAGGTCGTTGGCGCCCGACGTGCCGTCGACCCGTACGGCGTCACCGTGACGGCGGAGTAAGGAGTGACGGTAGCCCGGGTGGTTCGGTGACGTGGGGACGCCCGGATGCACCGGCTGTGCCAGGTCGACCACCGTCACGACCGCCCCGTCGGCGGTCCGCCCTGTACTCATGCGTGCGCCCGCTTCCTGATGTGTTCCGCGAGGCGCAGGATCGCCGGGTCCACGAAGCTTCCGTCGGCCAGCGTCGCAGCGGCAGAGCCTGCGGCGTCCATGGCGGCCGCCTTGTCCAGCACGTCCGTGGCCCACGTGACCTCGTCCGTGCTCGGCGCGAACGCCTCACGGACCACGGGGACCTGACGCGGGTGAATGACCGATCGCCCGTAGAAGCCGAGCTCCCTCAGGACGTCACACGACCGACGAAGCCCGTCGAGGTCGGTGACACTGGGGTGGACGCTGCCCACGGGCGATGGCAGCCCCGCAGCGCGCGCAGCCTGCACGATGGTGAGGCGGGAGAGCAGCAGCCCGGTGTCGCTCGCCCCACGGGGAAGGCTCAAGTCAGCGCGAAGGTCGCTCTCTCCCAACGTGATCGAGTGCACCCCAAAGGCGTCGGCGATCTCTTGTGCCTTCGAGAGGCCACGCGCCGACTCGATGAGGGGGACGAGGTGTGGCGCGTCGCGGAAGCGTCGGGTCTGGGCAAACGCGGCGTCGACCTCCGCGGCCGACTCCACCTTGGGGAGGCGGATGCCGTGGACGGTGCCGGCGCGAAGCAGCGGCCCGACGGCAGCGAGGTCGGCCGCGAAGTCTGGCGAGTCGACCCTGTTGACGCGCACGACGATAGGAAGGGTCTTCAACAACCCTGCCGGGAACCCGGAGTCGGCTCCGAAGGTTGGGCCCAGGGCAGCCCGGGCACGGGGCCGTGACGAAGGATGCACCGCGTCCTCGAGGTCCACGACGATGCCGTCGGCAGAGCGTGCCGCTTTGGTCAGCAGCTCCGGGAGACGATCCGCGGGAACGTACAGCCAGGTGGCAACGTCGTCACGCACTCAGATCACTCCTCCGGCTCGGAGCCGCGCCTGCCGGTCTGGGTCGATGCCCAGCTCGGTCAGGACCCTTTCCGTATCGGCCCCGTGAGAGCGTCCCGTGTGTCGGATCGCGCCCGGGGACTCGGACATGCGGAAGAGCACGTTAGGCATGCGGACCGGACCCAAATCAGCGTCCTCCACCGTGGCGATGGCGCCGATCGCGGCATACTGCGGGTCGGCGACGACACCGGCGACGTCGTACACCACTGCGAGCGCGGCCTGTGCTTTCGAGAACTCCTCCACGACCTCGGACGTCGGCCGCTCGGCGATCCACGAGCCGACCGCCTCGTCAAGCTCGTCAGCATGCTGAGCCCGCTGGAAGCCGTCGTGAAACCACTCCTCCTGCACGAGCTCGGGTCGGCCGACGAGCGTCATCACCCGCTCCGCGATCGAGTGCGCGCTGGTCGAGATCGCGACCCAGTCGCCGTCACCGGTGCGATAGGTGTTGCGGGGGGCGTTGTTCTCGGACCGGTTCCCGCGGCGCTGGGCAACGATGCCGAGCTGGTCGTACACCGTTACCTGCGAGCCGAGCATGGCCAGAATCGGCTCGATGATGGCAAGATCGATGACTTGTCCCTCACCCGTGCGCTCGCGGCGGTGCAGGGCGGTCAGCGTCGCGATGGCAGCGGCCAGGCCACTGATGTTGTCGGCGAGTGCCAGCGGGGGCAGGGTGGGCGGCCCGTCCGGTTGTCCCGTGGAGTGGGCGAACCCACTCATGGCCTCCGCGATCGTGCCGAAAGCCGGCTCGTTCCTCCGGGGACCGGTCTGCCCGAAACCGGTAACCCGGGTGAGGATGAGCCGGGGGTTCACCTCCCGCAGCCGGTCGTACCCGAGGTTCCACCGCTCCAGCGTGCCGGGGCGGAAATTCTCGATGACCACGTCCGCGGTGCGGACCAGGTCAAGGAAGATCTCCTGGCCCTCCTCGTTCGACAGGTCCAAGGTGATGGCCCTCTTGTTGCGGCCTAGGATCTTCCACCACAAACCAACGCCGTTCTTGCTCTGCCCATGGGTGCGGGCGGGGTCCGGCTTGCGGGGGTGCTCGATCTTGATGACGTCCGCTCCGAAGTCGGCGAGGACGGTGGCAGCCGAGGGTCCGGCGAACAGCGTGGCGACGTCGAGGATCCGGAGGTCGCCGAGAGCCGAGGCCGGCCCCGAACCGGAGACCGCCGGACCGGTGGTGACGCCGCCTGCGGACGTCGTCGGCGCGGGCGCCCGCGGGGTCGTTGACATGTCTTCTCCTTCTGGGTCGGGACCTCTCGACCGTAGGAGGGGCCGGGGGCTGCAGAAGGGGAGACATCACTGGGTGAGAGGAACGATGGTGCCCTGACGGAGTCTTCCGCTGGGTGCGACAAGGCCTGTCACCGACCGTCCGCTCCTCCAACCATGGCAGAGGCCGAGTGCGTCCTGCACCGGTCCTCAGGCGAGAGGAGCAGGTCGTGCGCACCGTGCGGGATGCAGCATTCGAGGTCCTGCGGCAACAAGGGCTGACGCGGATCTTCGCGAACCCCGGTTCGACTGAGGTCGCCCTGCTGGCCGACCTGCCTGACGACCTCGACTTCGTCCTGGGGCTGCACGAGGGCTCCGTCGTCGGGATGGCCTCCGGTTACGCTCTGGCGACGGGGTCACCGGCGCTTGTCCTGCTGCACACGACGGCCGGGTTCGGCAACGCGGTCGGAGCGATCGCGACGGCCAGGACCAACAAGGCCCCCCTCGTCATCCTCGTCGGCCAGCAGGACCGCCGTCATGTCGCCTCAGAACCCTTCCTCGCGGGCCACCTCGACGGACTGGCCGGCGCCTATGCCGTCTCGAGCCGGCAGCCGGCCCGAGCGGCTGACGTACCGGCGGCCATTGCGCGTGCAGCCCACGAGGCCGCCCTCCACCGTGGTCCGGCCGTGGTTGTCGTCCCCATGAGCGACTGGGCGGAGTCAGCCGACGACACCATCGCGGTGCCTGCCCCCGTGCGCCTTCGTGTTTGTCGTGGCGTCGATGAGGAGGTTGGCGCGGAGCTGGCCGCTGTCCTCGACGGCGCCAGCAACCCGGTCCTTGTCGTTGGTCCTGGCGCTGACTCTGCTGACGGCTGGGCCGGCCTGGGTGCCCTCGCTGACCGGCTCGACTGCCCCGTGTGGCAGGAGGCGCACGGGTCGCAGGCGGGCTTCCCCCAGGACTCATCACGGTTCCGTGGCCACCTGCCGGCGGGTCGTGCGGCGCTGCGCGACGCGCTGGCGCCTCACGACGTCGTCCTCGTCGCCGGTGGTCCGGCTTTCCGCCAGGGGACATGGGAGCAAGGACACTTTGTTACGGCGGGCACCACGGTCCTGGTCGTCACGGCGGACCCGGAGGAAGCGACCTACAGCGCGGCCCACCTCGCCGTAGTCGGCGACGTGGCGCGAGTCATGACGGATCTGGCAGAGCGGGTGGCACCCCGACACGCGCCTGAGGCACAGCCGCCCCGTTCACGCATGGTGCTGCCCCCACAGGGCAGCCTGCGTGCCGAGCACGTTTTCGCCGCTCTGGCCGACCGGCTACCCGAGGAAGCGACCGTCTTCGAGGAGAGCCCGTCCAGCCGTCGCCTCTTGCTCGATCTGATGCCCACCCGCCGACCCTTCGGCTTTGTCACCGTGGCACAGGGCGGGCTGGGGTTCGCGCTGCCGGCGAGCATCGGCGTGCGGATGGCCCGCCCGAACCGCCCCGTCGTCGCGCTGCTGGGCGACGGCGCGTCGCTCTACAACATCCAGGGACTGTGGAGCGCCCAGCACTACCGGGTCGGGGCGCTGTTCGTCGTCCTATCCAACGGTGGGTATGCCGTGATGGACCGGCTGGCTGCCGGCCACGGCGGCAAGCCGCCGTGGCCGGCATTTACCGAGGTGAGCGTGTCGACGATCGCAGCCGGGTTCGGTTGTGCAACCAGCCGCGTAACGACCCACGACGAGCTGACCGACCAGCTCGATCGCATCCTTCCGACCCTCGGAGAGCGCACCGAGCCGCTCCTGCTCGAGGTCGTCGTGGAGGCCACAGCCTGATCACGCGGGTGCCCGCACTCCGCGCCACCCCATGAACCACGAAGGAGGCCATTATGGCCCAGGACTGGCTCGCCGAGGACTTCCTTACGGAGGACCAAGAGGCGTTGCGCGACACCGTCTCTGACATCGCCAAGAAGTACGACATGCAGTACTGGATCGACGTCGAGGAGGCCGGCCGCTACCCCGCCGAGTGGGTCAAGGAACTCACCGACGGAGGGTGGCTCTCGCTGCTCATCCCCGAGGAGTACGGCGGCGGGGGTGGCACCATCCCGGACGCGGCCCTCTTCCTCGAAACCCTCAACCGCTGGGGCGGCAACGCCGGCGCGATCCACGCGCAGATGTACCAGATGGGCGCCATCCTGCGACACGGAAGTGACGAGCAGAAGCGGCAGTGGCTGCCGCAGATCGCGAACGACGGTCTGCGCCTGCAGTCGTTCGGGATCACGGAGCCCGACGCCGGCACCGACACGACCCGTATCCGAACCTTCGCGGCGCGTGAGGGCGACGAGTACGTCGTCAATGGTGGCAAGATCTACACGTCGCGATTCCACCAGACCGACCTCATGCTCCTGCTCGTGCGGACGGAGAAGTACGAGGACGTGGAAAAGAAGACCGACGGCATGACCGTTCTGCTGGTCGACGTGCGAGAGGCCAAGGAGAACGGCCAGATCGAGTACCGGCCGATCAAGGTCATGTCCGGTCACCACACGAACCAGCTGTCGATCACCAACCTTCGCGTTCCCGTCGAGAACCGGATCGGCGAGGAGGGTAAGGGCTTCAAGGTCATCCTGTCGGGAATGAACGCGGAGCGCCTCCTCGTGTCGAGTGAGTACATCGGGTCGGGCTTGTACTTCATGGACCGCGCCGTGCAGTACGCCAAGGAGCGTGAGGTGTTCGGTCGCCCGATCGGGATGAACCAGGGCATCCAGTTCCCGCTCGCCACTGCCTTCACCGAGCTGCGCGCGGCGAGCCTCATGCGCTGGCACGCGGCAGAGGTGTTCCAGGCGGGAAGCCGCGACGGCTTCTACGCCAACACCGCGAAACTGCTGTCCTCCAAAGCGTTGTGGAACGCCGCGAACGCCGCCATGGACACGTTCGGAGGTGCCGGTCTCGCCTCCGAATACGGTATCGAGCAGAAGTTCCGGGCGGCGCGTGGTCCGATGATCGCCCCGATCTCGACCAATCTTGTTCTCGCAGGCATCGCGCACCGCGACCTGGGCATGCCGAAGAGTTTCTGAGCCATGACGACCACGCCCAGCCCTGCTGCGGGACCCTTAACCGCGGCTCGTGGCAGCCGCCCGGACGGGCCACCCGCTGCAGTCGGCAGCGGAGCGACGTACGACATTGCGGCCTTCGCCGCGGGCGCCGTGGCGCGCAGGGCCGGAGCCGATCAGGCCGACGCGGTGCTTACGGCCCTCGTGGACACGGTTGCGGTCACGGTTGCCGGGATGAGCACGCCCGCGGTGCGGATCCTCCTCGAGGTGCTCGAGGCGGAGCCGGCACCGGGGGACTGTCGGCTCTGGGGGTCGGCTCTGGCGGTCGGCCCCTCGGCCGCGGCCTTGATCAACGGTACGGCGGCCCACGCCCTGGACTGGGATGACGCGTCCCCGACCATGCCGATGCACCCCGCCGCGGTGCTGCTTCCCGCCCTCGTGGCGCAGGCGGCCCGGACGGGTGCGACGACAGATTCCTTCGTCTCGGCATACGCGGTGGGCTCGGCGGTCTTCCGTGCGGTGTCGGAGGTGCTGCCGCTCGAGGTCCACTACGGCAGGGGGTGGCACAACACCTCGACGACGGGGCGCCTCGCGGCGACGGCGGCCCTGGCCGCCTTGACCGGGCTTGGCCTCGAGGAGACGCGTCACGCATTGGGCGTGGCCGCCTCCATGGCCTCGGGGAGCCTCGCGAACTTCGGCACGATGACCAAGCCCCTGCATGCGGGCCTGGCAGCACGTGACGCCGTCACTGCGGTGGCTCTGGCGCAGCGGGGGTTCACCTCCCGTCACACCCAGTTGGAGGCAACCGGAGGGTTCTTCGCTCTCTTCGGTGACACCGACGACGTCCGGCTGCGCGAGCTGCCAGAGCGCCTGCGACGCTGGGAAAGCACGTGGCGAGACGACTGGGTGATCAAGCGCTACCCATCGTGCTACGCCACGCACCGGGCCATCGATGCGGTTCTCGACCTGCGAACGAGCGTCCACCCCGAGGCGGTGTCCTCCGTTGAGGTCACCGTGCACGCGGGCGGGTTGAGGCCCTTACTGGCGCACCTGCCCAGCACCGGCTTGGAGGGCAAGTTCAGCCTCCCGTACACGGTGGCTCGAGCCGTGCGCTCTGGACACGTGCGACTGACCGACTTCACCGACGAGGCCGTACTCGACCCGGCTCTGCGCCCGCTGGTCGAGGGCGTCGTGGTCCGAGAGGGGCCCGATCCCGACGTGCAGGGCTCGACGGAGCCGTTCACGGTGGTGACGATCCACACGAACGACGACCAGGTCCACACGCGGCGCGTCGATGTAAGTCGCGGCGACGCGCGTAACCCGATGAGCACCACCGAGCTGATGGACAAGGCCGTCGAGGCCTTCGAGTTCGTGGGGTGGGCCCCGGCACCGACCCACGACCTGCTGGCCGGGCTCGCGTCACTCTGGGCCGGCGGCGACCTCGGTGGCCTGCAGGACGTCCTTGCTGGTGAGGGCGCGACGGGGGTACGGAGGGGGCTGGCATGAGCGGATTCCCGACGGTGGAGATCATCGAGGAGGGCATGCGCGAGGGCATGCAGATAGAGAGCGCCGAAATCCCGGTGGCGGCCAAGATCCGGCTGCTCGACGCGCTCTCCCGGACCGGTCTCCGCACGATCCAGGTGGGGTCCTTCGTCAGTCCCCGGTGGGTTCCGCAAATGGAACACATCGAGCAGGTCGTCCAAGGCTTCACGCCGATGCCCGGGGTCCGCTACACCGCGCTCGCCCTAAACCAGAAGGGCGCCGAGCGCCGTGCCGAACACGTGCCGCCGCTCGCGCCGCAGGAGGCCACCTCGCGCACGACGGTCCACCTGTGTGACGTCTTCGTCCAACGCAACACTGCCCGCACCCAGGCCGAGGAGATTGCCGCCGTGCCACGCACCGTGGAGGCCGCGCTGGCGCGTGGGGTGACTGAGGCCGTCGTCGCCATTAACGCTGCGTGGGGTTCGAACTGGCTCGGTCGGTTCAGCCTGGAAAGGCGCAACGAGCTGATCGGCCTCCAGATGCAGGCATGGCAGGATTGTGGCGTCACGCCACGCACTGTCTGGCTCGGCGACCCGATGAGTTGGAACACTCCGGGTGCCGTTGAGGAGCAGCTCCGCTGCATCCGGGGGGAGTGGCCGGAGGTTAAGACCTTCCACCTGCACCTGCACGACGGACGGGGTAGCGCCCTGACCTCGGCCTACGTCGCTCTGCGTGCCCTCGACCGAGAGCACACTCTGGTGCTGGACTCCTCCATCGGGGGAATGGGCGGGTGCCCTTACTGCGGCAACGGCCGCGCAACGAAGATGATCCCGACCGAGGACCTCGTCGACATGCTTGAGTCGGAGGGAATCGACACCGGCATCGACCTGGCGAGGCTGATCGAGGCTGCCCACCTGGCCGAGGAGGTCGTCGGACATCCGCTCTACGGCAAGGTCAGCAAAGCCGGACCGCGCCCGACGGGGGACGCCTTGTACGCGATGGACATGCCGCTGGTTGAAACCGAGGAGCAGGCCCAGCACTTCCGAATCGGGCCGTCGGTGTATGCCGGGTGCCCGAGTCCATGGCGCAGCCCGATCACCTCCCCGGCCCGGGACGAGGCCGAACGCGCTTTGTTGCACAGCGGCACGGCGCCGCGAGAGCCCCAGCATCAGGACAAGTCATGACGACAAGAGAGACCACCATGAAGAGTCAGATCCCGACCGGAACCACCCCAGGCTCGCTCGTCGGCCTCCGCGTGGTGGAGCTCGGTACGAGCGTGGCCGGGCCGACCACGGGCCAGGTCCTCGGGGACCTCGGCGCGGAGGTCATCAAGGTCGAGAGGGTGGGCACGGGCGACGACACCAGGGGTTGGGCGCCACCGTACTGGGGCAGCGAGCCGATGGCCTTCCTCGGACTGAACCGCAACAAGAAAAGCCTGGCGCTCGACTTCAAGGACGAACGCGGGGCGAAGGTGCTCGAGCGGCTCCTGCGCAGCGCCGACGTACTGGTGCAGAACCTGCGACCGGGCGCTCTCGCCAAGGCCGGCTTCGACCTCGAGCGGCTCCGCGAGCTCAACCCCCGTCTCATCTACTGCGAGATGAGCGGGTTCGGCTCCGTGGGCCCTCGAGCCATGGAGCCGGCCTACGACCCCTTGCTGCAGGCGTACGCAGGCATCGTGAGCATGCTCGACACGGGACAGGGCCCACCGAACCGGGTGCCCCTATCCATTCTCGACAAGGGCACCGGTATGTGGGCCGTCATCGGCATCCTCGACGCGCTGCGGCGACGGGACCACACCGGTGAGGGCAGCCACGTGGAGGTCTCGCTGCTCCAGACCGCCGTCTCCTGGGTCGACCAGAAGGTGATGGGCTCGCGGGCCGGCAACCCGCCGCCGCGCAACCTGGGATCCGGCCACGCCGGTGTCGTGCCGTACGGCGCGTTTCCCGCGAGCTCCGGCTACGTCTTCATTTCGGCGGGCAACCAGTCCCTTTGGGTCCGCCTCGTCTCCGCCCTCGGTGCACCCGACCTGCTCGAGCGTCCCGGCTTCGGGTCCAACATCGAGCGGGCCGAGCGCCGGGCCGAAGTCAACGAGGCGGTCTCCGAGGTGACGCGCACCTTCGAGGCCGACGACCTCCTTGAGCGGCTGGCGAAGGCCGGGGTGCCGAGCGCACCGGTGCGGCCCGTGCACGAGGTGGCCGCCGACCCTCAGGTGCAGGCCGTCGGTCTGGTCACGCCCCTGCCCCACCCGCTGGTGCCGGAGCTGGAGGTCATCAACCTGCCGGTGACCTTCGACGGCGCCTACCTGCCTCACCAGTGCCCACCTCCGCAGCTCGGGCAGCACAGTGCCGAGCTGCTCCGCGAGCTGGGCTTCAGCGCCCAGGAGGTGGACGAGCTCGTCGCCGGGGGAGTGGTCGACTCCAGCACATCCGCGGACCAGGTGACGGCGTGAGCGACGGCCTGCTCTCCAGCTCACGGTGGTCGGGGAGGTACTTCAGCAACGGTTGGCAGCCGGCAGGGTCCCAGGGTGCCGTCACAGAGAAGGCGACCGGGGAACGGCTGGAGACCATCGGCCTGGCCGATGCTGACGCGGTGTCGGTCGCGGTGGGGATTGCCCTCGGGGTGCAGCGTTCCTGGGCGGAGTTTCCCTACGACGCCCGTGCCGCCGTCATGCGCCGTGCCGGGGTGCTCTTCGAACAGCACGCTGCCGAGGCCGCGGAGTGGACCGCGCGTGAGACGGGAGCCCCGTTGGCAATGGCCGAGCGAGCGCAGGGGGTCGCCGCGCAGGAGTGCTACGAGGCTGCAGGGCTCGCCAGCGCGCCGTACGGAGAGCTGCTTCGCTCGACCGCCCCGCGACTGTCGTTCGCGCGCCGGCGACCCGTGGGAGTCGTGGGCGTCATCGCACCCTTCAACGCACCACTGGTGCTGGCGATCCGCGCGGTGGCACCGGCGCTTGCGCTCGGCAACGCGGCCGTGCTCAAGCCGGACCCGCGCACCGCC contains the following coding sequences:
- a CDS encoding CoA transferase, which encodes MSTTPRAPAPTTSAGGVTTGPAVSGSGPASALGDLRILDVATLFAGPSAATVLADFGADVIKIEHPRKPDPARTHGQSKNGVGLWWKILGRNKRAITLDLSNEEGQEIFLDLVRTADVVIENFRPGTLERWNLGYDRLREVNPRLILTRVTGFGQTGPRRNEPAFGTIAEAMSGFAHSTGQPDGPPTLPPLALADNISGLAAAIATLTALHRRERTGEGQVIDLAIIEPILAMLGSQVTVYDQLGIVAQRRGNRSENNAPRNTYRTGDGDWVAISTSAHSIAERVMTLVGRPELVQEEWFHDGFQRAQHADELDEAVGSWIAERPTSEVVEEFSKAQAALAVVYDVAGVVADPQYAAIGAIATVEDADLGPVRMPNVLFRMSESPGAIRHTGRSHGADTERVLTELGIDPDRQARLRAGGVI
- a CDS encoding thiamine pyrophosphate-binding protein: MRTVRDAAFEVLRQQGLTRIFANPGSTEVALLADLPDDLDFVLGLHEGSVVGMASGYALATGSPALVLLHTTAGFGNAVGAIATARTNKAPLVILVGQQDRRHVASEPFLAGHLDGLAGAYAVSSRQPARAADVPAAIARAAHEAALHRGPAVVVVPMSDWAESADDTIAVPAPVRLRVCRGVDEEVGAELAAVLDGASNPVLVVGPGADSADGWAGLGALADRLDCPVWQEAHGSQAGFPQDSSRFRGHLPAGRAALRDALAPHDVVLVAGGPAFRQGTWEQGHFVTAGTTVLVVTADPEEATYSAAHLAVVGDVARVMTDLAERVAPRHAPEAQPPRSRMVLPPQGSLRAEHVFAALADRLPEEATVFEESPSSRRLLLDLMPTRRPFGFVTVAQGGLGFALPASIGVRMARPNRPVVALLGDGASLYNIQGLWSAQHYRVGALFVVLSNGGYAVMDRLAAGHGGKPPWPAFTEVSVSTIAAGFGCATSRVTTHDELTDQLDRILPTLGERTEPLLLEVVVEATA
- a CDS encoding acyl-CoA dehydrogenase family protein, giving the protein MAQDWLAEDFLTEDQEALRDTVSDIAKKYDMQYWIDVEEAGRYPAEWVKELTDGGWLSLLIPEEYGGGGGTIPDAALFLETLNRWGGNAGAIHAQMYQMGAILRHGSDEQKRQWLPQIANDGLRLQSFGITEPDAGTDTTRIRTFAAREGDEYVVNGGKIYTSRFHQTDLMLLLVRTEKYEDVEKKTDGMTVLLVDVREAKENGQIEYRPIKVMSGHHTNQLSITNLRVPVENRIGEEGKGFKVILSGMNAERLLVSSEYIGSGLYFMDRAVQYAKEREVFGRPIGMNQGIQFPLATAFTELRAASLMRWHAAEVFQAGSRDGFYANTAKLLSSKALWNAANAAMDTFGGAGLASEYGIEQKFRAARGPMIAPISTNLVLAGIAHRDLGMPKSF
- a CDS encoding MmgE/PrpD family protein; its protein translation is MTTTPSPAAGPLTAARGSRPDGPPAAVGSGATYDIAAFAAGAVARRAGADQADAVLTALVDTVAVTVAGMSTPAVRILLEVLEAEPAPGDCRLWGSALAVGPSAAALINGTAAHALDWDDASPTMPMHPAAVLLPALVAQAARTGATTDSFVSAYAVGSAVFRAVSEVLPLEVHYGRGWHNTSTTGRLAATAALAALTGLGLEETRHALGVAASMASGSLANFGTMTKPLHAGLAARDAVTAVALAQRGFTSRHTQLEATGGFFALFGDTDDVRLRELPERLRRWESTWRDDWVIKRYPSCYATHRAIDAVLDLRTSVHPEAVSSVEVTVHAGGLRPLLAHLPSTGLEGKFSLPYTVARAVRSGHVRLTDFTDEAVLDPALRPLVEGVVVREGPDPDVQGSTEPFTVVTIHTNDDQVHTRRVDVSRGDARNPMSTTELMDKAVEAFEFVGWAPAPTHDLLAGLASLWAGGDLGGLQDVLAGEGATGVRRGLA